In Cryptococcus tetragattii IND107 chromosome 5, whole genome shotgun sequence, one genomic interval encodes:
- a CDS encoding leukotriene A-4 hydrolase/aminopeptidase: MSFHPQFIPPSAHIDRDPATLSNYLAIVTKHIGLDWTIDWDKQVFGGSATLKLEAREDGVKEVVLDSSHLDVSNVEVDGEVAEYKLGKTIEVMGEGLTIILPKPVSKGSSVSMKVTYSTTSQCTAVGWLTPQQTKSGKHPYLYSQCQAIHARSMLPCQDTPAVKATYSAKVRSGRGLEVLMSALRRDTVDLGDGVTEFVYEQPVGIPSYLIAIGAGELTYKPFDKLSGRNWDTGCWTEPGNMDAAYWEFHKDTANFVATAEDLASEYKFGVYDVLFLPESFPYGGMENACLTFATPTIIAGDRSQVDVVAHEISHSWFGNGIGCASWRHFWLNEGWTTYLERLIIRATHGEQARQLSFTVGRRGLVDDLARLEPRFQRLVAEYKDHEDPDEGYSQVPYEKGANFLYYLEQTVGGLEVFLPYMKDYVKTFEGYAITTEQWRAHLFHYFGSLKNGEEVVRKLGKVDWDEWVHGDGSDLCVDIKYDDTLSKACYDLAEKWNHARESEDFSRFSPKDIENFSSTQKVIMLDRLETYPALSPKAVSALDNAYSLSSTGNAEIALRFFEIALKSSADYAQKAAEWVISKGRMKFCRPVFRLLNEQAPELAKKTFMEHAGFYHPIARKMIAKDLGLKVE; encoded by the exons ATGTCTTTCCACCCCCAGTTCATCCCACCATCAGCCCATATCGACAGGGACCCGGCGACCTTGTCCAACTACCTCGCCATCGTTACAAAGCACATTGGCCTCGACTGGACTATCGATTGGGACAAGCAGGTCTTTGGCGGATCTGCGACGCTCAAACTTGAGGCGAGGGAGGATGGTgtgaaggaggtggtgtTGGATAGTAGCCATTTGGATGTCAGCAACGTTGAGGTGGACGGAGAGGTTGCT GAGTACAAGCTCGGCAAGACGATTGAGGTCATGGGCGAAGGGTTGACTATTATCCTCCCCAAACCTGTCTCCAAAGGATCT TCAGTTTCCATGAAAGTCACTTACTCGACCACTTCCCAATGTACCGCCGTTGGATGGCTCACTCCTCAACAGACCAAGTCTGGTAAACACCCTTATCTCTACTCCCAATGCCAAGCTATCCATGCGAGGAGCATGCTTCCTTGCCAGGATACCCCTGCTGTCAAAGCCACGTATAGCGCCAAGGTCCGTTCTGGTAGAGGTCTGGAAGTACTGATGAGTGCATTGAGGAGGGATACTGTTGACCTTGGGGATGGCGTTACCGAGTTTGTTTATGAACAG CCCGTTGGTATCCCGAGTTATCTCATCGCCATCGGCGCAGGCGAGCTCACTTACAAACCATTCGACAAGCTCTCTGGCCGAAACTGGGATACTGGCTGCTGGACCGAACCCGGAAACATGGACGCTGCCTACTGGGAATTCCACAAGGACACCGCCAACTTTGTCGCTACCGCCGAAGACCTCGCATCCGAGTACAAGTTTGGCGTTTACgacgtcctcttcctccccgaATCCTTCCCTTACGGCGGAATGGAAAACGCTTGTCTCACTTTTGCCACACCTACCATCATTGCCGGTGATCGATCCCAAGTGGACGTCGTAGCTCATGAAATTAGTCACTCATGGTTCGGTAACGGGATCGGATGTGCATCATGGCGACATTTCTGGTTGAATGAAGGGTGGACGACTTACCTCGAGCGATTGATCATTCGCGCTACCCACGGCGAGCAGGCTCGTCAATTGTCTTTTACTGTCGGTCGACGGGGGTTGGTCGACGACCTTGCTCGATTGGAGCCTCGGTTCCAGCGATTGGTCGCAGAGTACAAGGATCACGAGGATCCTGATGAAGGGTATAGTCAGGTACCGTATGAAAAGGGCGCAAACTTTTTATATTACCTCGAACAGACTGTGGGAGGTCTTGAAGTTTTCTTGCCATACATGAAAGATTACGTCAAGACCTTTGAGGGGTATGCGATCACCACTGAGCAATGGAGGGCGCACTTGTTCCATTACTTTGGGAGTTTGAAGAacggagaggaggtggtgcgAAAGTTGGGCAAGGTCGACTGGGACGAG TGGGTTCACGGTGACGGCAGCGACCTTTGTGTTGATATTAAGTACGACGACACTCTGTCCAAAGCT TGCTACGACCTCGCTGAGAAGTGGAACCATGCTAGGGAGAGCGAAGACTTCTCTCGGTTCTCACCCAAGGACATTGAGAATTTCTCCTCTACGCAGAAAG TGATCATGCTCGACCGGCTCGAGACCTATCCCGCCCTCTCTCCCAAAGCGGTCTCCGCCCTGGATAATGCctactctctctcttccaccgGTAACGCCGAAATCGCCCTCCGTTTCTTTGAGATTGCCCTCAAATCTTCTGCTGATTATGCCCAAAAAGCGGCCGAATGGGTGATTTCCaagggaaggatgaagtTCTGCCGACCGGTTTTCAGGTTGTTGAATGAGCAGGCGCCAGagttggcgaagaagacgtTTATGGAGCATGCTGGGTTCTATCACCCTATtgcgaggaagatgattgcAAAAGACTTGGGCCTCAAGGTGGAGTGA